Proteins co-encoded in one Desulfovibrio sp. Huiquan2017 genomic window:
- a CDS encoding MarR family transcriptional regulator, which yields MVGKINHAIVEFFEKLSSWEHDVVREKGMTLPQMHTLEVLGIRGSMRMKELAEAMGITTGTLTVLVDRLEDKGCVRRVPHDTDRRSINVELSDAGRELFEEHDRLHLRLTEDLVSACPPEDREALLRCLTSMNGQF from the coding sequence ATGGTAGGCAAAATCAACCACGCCATCGTGGAGTTTTTCGAGAAGCTCTCGTCCTGGGAGCACGACGTGGTCCGCGAAAAGGGCATGACCCTGCCGCAGATGCACACCCTGGAGGTGCTCGGCATCCGGGGTTCCATGCGCATGAAGGAATTGGCCGAGGCCATGGGCATCACCACCGGCACTCTGACCGTGCTGGTGGACCGCCTGGAGGACAAGGGCTGCGTCCGCCGCGTGCCCCACGACACGGACCGGCGGTCCATCAACGTGGAGCTGAGCGACGCGGGGCGTGAGCTCTTCGAGGAGCACGACCGGTTGCACCTGCGCCTGACCGAGGACCTGGTCTCGGCCTGCCCGCCCGAGGACCGCGAGGCCCTGCTGCGCTGCCTGACCAGCATGAACGGACAGTTCTAG
- a CDS encoding sulfite exporter TauE/SafE family protein — MQFDSIFWVALQSSALLGLVHGVNPCGHSWLVLAPFVYGEKRGTRVLALTLSFVAGTTLACLLIGLTLGSISLAIPESFTWYVDWATFAVLLVLGLILIVRPHLLHSHDHDHDHDHAHDHDDHHGHGHDHDHHHPDHAHHHGAACPVFDRRTATRSITVWGLFAIGFVNMIVPCPTVALMYTYALDSGSVFKGTAVFGVYAVSTGLTLAAVIFAIYKAAGLMRTLTSDWIEPVVMRAAGVMTIAFGAYSLYTSV, encoded by the coding sequence ATGCAATTCGATTCCATATTCTGGGTGGCGCTACAGTCGAGTGCCCTGCTCGGGCTGGTGCACGGGGTCAATCCCTGCGGCCACTCCTGGCTGGTCCTGGCCCCCTTCGTCTACGGCGAGAAGCGCGGAACGCGTGTCCTGGCCCTGACCCTGTCGTTCGTCGCCGGGACCACCCTGGCCTGCCTGCTCATCGGCCTGACCCTCGGCTCGATCTCCCTGGCCATCCCCGAATCCTTCACCTGGTACGTGGACTGGGCGACCTTCGCGGTGCTGCTCGTCCTGGGCTTGATCCTGATCGTCCGCCCGCATCTGCTGCACAGTCATGATCACGACCACGACCACGATCATGCGCACGACCACGATGATCACCACGGACATGGCCATGATCACGATCATCACCACCCGGACCACGCCCACCATCACGGCGCCGCCTGCCCGGTCTTTGACCGCAGGACGGCCACCCGGTCCATAACCGTCTGGGGGCTGTTCGCCATCGGGTTCGTGAACATGATCGTGCCCTGCCCCACGGTGGCGCTCATGTACACCTATGCCCTCGACTCGGGCAGCGTGTTCAAGGGCACGGCGGTCTTCGGGGTCTACGCCGTGTCCACCGGGCTGACGCTCGCCGCGGTCATCTTCGCCATCTACAAGGCCGCCGGGCTCATGCGCACCTTGACCAGCGACTGGATCGAACCCGTGGTCATGCGCGCCGCCGGGGTCATGACCATAGCCTTCGGGGCCTACAGCCTGTATACATCCGTTTAG
- a CDS encoding rhodanese-like domain-containing protein encodes MRILIAALAVLAVLVLWDAAWWLLKGVRPLSPWGLRRALRRETPPTVLDVRTPAEYRLFHIPDAINLPYPFTDEDLTATLDNREQPVVVVCMTGHRSPPAVQQLQRNGFGDVKNLTWGMSAWKLAGGETLSEE; translated from the coding sequence ATGCGCATATTGATCGCCGCCCTGGCCGTCCTCGCCGTCCTGGTCCTGTGGGACGCGGCCTGGTGGCTGCTCAAGGGCGTGCGCCCGCTGTCCCCCTGGGGGCTGCGCCGCGCCCTGCGCCGGGAGACGCCTCCCACCGTGCTGGATGTGCGTACCCCGGCGGAATACCGGCTCTTCCACATCCCCGACGCCATCAACCTGCCCTATCCGTTCACCGACGAGGACCTGACCGCCACCCTGGATAACCGGGAACAGCCCGTGGTCGTGGTCTGCATGACCGGCCACCGCTCCCCCCCGGCCGTACAGCAACTGCAACGCAATGGTTTCGGCGACGTCAAGAACCTCACCTGGGGCATGTCCGCCTGGAAACTCGCGGGCGGCGAGACACTCTCCGAGGAATGA
- a CDS encoding mechanosensitive ion channel domain-containing protein — protein MQEQLEPALAKITEILQFLEGWLNSHVLTWRTAAQWAAALLALLAALALWRLIRPRLARWRDAQVRSAVGRAAITGLCGTGGLILFIGLAQACGAVFESMGYSPWVLDAVSQLTVAGIALRLLSYIMPNKVLARSTATVVWVFVSLQILGLLTPLTNFLERMSFTMGNSTFTALGALKGLILAVILLQAAAMLSGFAAGRIAAMREVSPSVKVLLGKTVKVVLFTMAILLALSGVGINLTSLAIFSSALGVGIGFGLQTIISNYVAGVILLMDRSIKPGDTIEVGGVFGVVGGVYGRFSSVKTRDGKEYLIPNEHFVTNEVINWTYSDTDVRLRIPVGIAYDSDVDKAMRLMEASTRGLSRILTSPEPRALLMEFGDSSVNLELRAWIADANDGVSNIKSEILLRIWNSFHENGIEFPFPQRDVLLKPGSALAVTVSGNTIDNPGQDPAGQEE, from the coding sequence ATGCAGGAACAACTCGAACCGGCACTGGCCAAGATCACGGAGATTCTTCAATTCCTTGAGGGATGGCTGAACTCGCATGTCCTGACGTGGCGGACCGCGGCCCAATGGGCGGCGGCCCTGCTGGCGCTGCTCGCGGCCCTGGCCCTGTGGCGGCTCATCCGGCCGAGGCTGGCCCGCTGGCGTGACGCCCAGGTGCGCAGCGCGGTAGGCCGCGCCGCGATCACCGGACTGTGCGGCACGGGCGGGCTGATCCTGTTCATCGGCCTGGCCCAGGCCTGCGGCGCGGTCTTCGAGTCCATGGGCTACTCGCCCTGGGTCCTGGACGCCGTCAGCCAGTTGACCGTGGCCGGAATCGCCCTGCGCCTACTGTCCTACATCATGCCCAACAAAGTCCTGGCGCGAAGCACGGCCACCGTGGTCTGGGTCTTCGTCTCCCTCCAGATTCTCGGTCTGCTCACGCCCCTGACCAACTTCCTGGAAAGGATGTCCTTCACCATGGGCAACAGCACGTTCACCGCCCTGGGCGCGCTCAAGGGCCTGATCCTGGCCGTGATCCTGCTCCAGGCCGCCGCCATGCTCTCCGGCTTCGCCGCCGGGCGCATCGCCGCCATGCGCGAGGTCTCGCCCTCGGTGAAGGTCCTGCTCGGCAAGACGGTCAAGGTCGTGCTGTTCACCATGGCCATCCTGCTGGCCCTGTCCGGGGTGGGCATCAACCTGACCAGCCTGGCCATCTTCTCCAGCGCCCTCGGCGTGGGCATCGGCTTCGGGTTGCAGACGATCATTTCCAACTATGTGGCCGGGGTCATCCTGCTCATGGACCGGTCCATCAAGCCGGGCGACACCATCGAGGTGGGCGGGGTGTTCGGCGTGGTCGGCGGGGTCTACGGCCGGTTCTCCTCGGTCAAGACCCGCGACGGCAAGGAATATCTCATCCCCAACGAGCACTTCGTGACCAATGAGGTCATCAACTGGACCTACTCGGACACGGACGTGCGCCTGCGCATCCCGGTGGGCATCGCCTACGACTCGGACGTGGACAAGGCCATGCGCCTCATGGAGGCGTCCACCCGGGGGCTTTCCCGCATCCTGACCTCGCCCGAGCCGCGCGCCCTGCTCATGGAGTTCGGCGACAGCTCGGTCAATCTGGAGTTGCGCGCCTGGATCGCGGACGCCAATGACGGCGTGTCCAACATCAAGAGCGAAATCCTTTTGCGCATCTGGAATTCCTTCCACGAAAACGGCATCGAGTTCCCGTTCCCGCAACGGGACGTGCTCCTCAAGCCCGGCTCCGCCCTGGCCGTGACCGTGAGCGGGAATACGATCGACAACCCCGGCCAAGATCCCGCCGGGCAGGAGGAATAA
- a CDS encoding UbiA-like polyprenyltransferase, whose amino-acid sequence MSITKDLATVCRMIKIEHSVFALPFAYMGAFLAARGWPGLYNMIVLTVAMVAVRSFAMAFNRYADLDIDRENPRTQQRALVTGELSTRFTLAFIVGMAVVFVAACALMNPLCLLLSPVALAMAASYSFCKRFTPWCHYMLGSVLGLAPVAGWICVDPAISLPSVMLFCGVTLWVAGFDLLYASQDADFDRERGLYSIPARLGIPAALTISSLSHAVAAAFFLLAGWAANLGGVYFTVAGLIAVILMAEHLLVKPDDMSRVNVAFFTMNGVIAVVLFAATVVDLAVRG is encoded by the coding sequence ATGAGCATTACCAAGGATCTGGCCACCGTATGCCGGATGATCAAGATCGAACATTCGGTCTTCGCCCTGCCCTTCGCCTACATGGGTGCGTTTCTGGCCGCCCGGGGGTGGCCCGGGCTGTACAACATGATCGTGCTGACCGTGGCCATGGTCGCCGTGCGTTCCTTCGCCATGGCCTTCAACCGCTACGCCGACCTGGACATCGACCGCGAAAACCCGCGCACCCAACAGCGCGCCCTGGTCACGGGCGAGCTGTCCACCCGATTCACCCTGGCCTTCATCGTGGGGATGGCCGTGGTCTTCGTGGCCGCCTGCGCACTGATGAACCCGCTGTGCCTGCTGCTTTCGCCCGTGGCCCTGGCCATGGCCGCCTCCTACAGCTTCTGCAAGCGGTTCACGCCCTGGTGCCACTACATGCTCGGCTCGGTCCTGGGGCTGGCCCCGGTGGCAGGCTGGATCTGCGTGGACCCCGCCATTTCCCTGCCCTCGGTCATGCTGTTCTGCGGCGTCACCCTGTGGGTGGCCGGGTTCGACCTGCTCTATGCCAGCCAAGACGCGGACTTCGACCGCGAACGCGGGCTCTATTCCATCCCGGCACGGCTGGGCATCCCGGCGGCACTCACCATCTCCAGCCTGAGCCACGCGGTGGCCGCCGCCTTCTTCCTGCTGGCCGGCTGGGCCGCAAACCTCGGCGGTGTCTATTTCACGGTGGCGGGCCTCATAGCCGTAATCCTCATGGCCGAGCACCTGCTGGTCAAACCGGACGACATGAGCCGGGTGAACGTGGCCTTCTTCACCATGAACGGCGTCATCGCCGTGGTCCTGTTTGCGGCCACGGTGGTTGATCTGGCGGTCCGGGGCTGA
- a CDS encoding DMT family transporter, whose translation MKWIYVLFALVAGALMPVQAGINLRLRGSLGDPVWAAAVSFGVGTLALLTYLLVTRTPAPSLGMASTAPGWAWTGGALGAFFVLATIVLAGQLGATTMMAWLLAGQLMAALVLDHYGLVSYQVHTVSWPRIAGVCLLLAGAVLVNKY comes from the coding sequence ATGAAGTGGATATATGTTTTGTTCGCCCTGGTGGCCGGTGCGCTGATGCCGGTTCAGGCCGGGATCAACCTGCGGTTGCGCGGGTCGCTGGGCGACCCGGTCTGGGCGGCGGCGGTCTCCTTCGGTGTGGGCACCCTGGCCCTGCTGACCTACCTGCTGGTCACGCGCACGCCCGCGCCCTCGCTCGGCATGGCCTCCACGGCCCCGGGCTGGGCCTGGACCGGCGGAGCGCTGGGGGCCTTTTTCGTCCTGGCGACCATCGTCCTGGCGGGGCAGCTCGGAGCCACGACCATGATGGCCTGGCTGTTGGCGGGCCAACTCATGGCCGCCCTGGTGCTGGACCACTACGGCCTGGTCAGTTATCAAGTGCATACGGTGTCCTGGCCCCGCATCGCGGGGGTGTGCCTGCTCCTGGCCGGGGCCGTGCTGGTCAACAAATACTAA
- a CDS encoding TraR/DksA family transcriptional regulator, with protein sequence MTRNQLRDIRSHLMQGLHAMNGQLTSGVIALENCPDDTDFAAQLAQHGLSVAMQRRRVARIREFEAALKRLSHTDYGVCEECGEEIGVARLKANPSARLCVHCQAAEEEGVQNHARRCA encoded by the coding sequence ATGACCAGGAATCAGCTCAGGGACATCAGATCCCACCTCATGCAGGGACTGCACGCCATGAACGGCCAACTGACCAGCGGCGTCATCGCCCTTGAAAACTGCCCCGACGACACCGACTTCGCCGCCCAGCTCGCGCAGCACGGCCTGTCCGTGGCCATGCAGCGCCGCCGCGTGGCCCGCATCCGCGAATTCGAGGCCGCCCTCAAGCGGCTGTCCCACACCGATTACGGCGTTTGCGAGGAATGCGGCGAGGAAATCGGCGTGGCCCGGCTCAAGGCCAACCCTTCGGCCCGCCTGTGCGTGCACTGCCAGGCCGCCGAGGAAGAGGGCGTCCAGAACCACGCCCGCCGTTGCGCCTAG
- a CDS encoding glycosyltransferase, giving the protein MADPLFKVDMHVHSRFSTRPSQWILQKIGCPESFTEPRRLYDIALKRGMDMVTITDHNTIAGALEIAHLPNTFVSEEITTYFPEDRCKLHVLAYDITEAQHEDIQRCRDNVFDLVPYLREQRITHVLAHPLFAVNDRLTPAHFEQALLLFNTLEENGTRDARQNKTLRDIVARLTPLDIDRLANTHGIEPYGDEPWEKGITGGSDDHSSLNIARMHTVFPGRPSLQNILAALAGRTARPAGVPATPRTMAHNLYGIAYQFYRSRAGSLSPEVSEHICFRFIKSALNPGAEPKPSLSSLLQRIIGRGKATLHREYGPSDSVQDMLLKEAADIIAHDPTLMRIARGQVDDVVVLEREWARFVSLAANRVLAQFADRTLHSVLGANLFDVFHSIGSAGSLYALLAPYFVGYDLFSTERAFSNACLDRFRKKNARTSDDLKIAHFTDTFDEINGVARTIRQQLEMVARHGKDMTVITCGARADVPGAVSFEPVGRFDIPEYPELSLAYPPFLDMLTHCFEQEYDCILAATPGPVGLAALAIAKILKLPFHGTYHTAFPEYVGSFTEDAGLEDGCWRYMSWFYNQMQVIYAPSEATRFELVERGIDPGKIVTYPRGVDTERFHPAKRNGFFNKFDVGGGVKLLYVGRVSREKGLDTLTEAFRKVARMRDAIQLVVVGDGPYLPEMQRALRTAPVIFTGVLKGEALAQAYASADLFVFPSATDTFGNVVLEAQASGLPVIVTDKGGPAENILPNETGLIVPANDPDSLLRAILHMVDAPERIAYMRRKARSHVENRTFDATFLKTWEIFGDHVAA; this is encoded by the coding sequence ATGGCTGACCCTCTCTTCAAGGTGGACATGCACGTCCATTCACGGTTCTCCACGCGCCCGTCGCAGTGGATCCTGCAGAAGATCGGCTGCCCCGAAAGCTTCACCGAGCCGCGCCGCCTCTACGACATCGCGCTCAAGCGGGGCATGGACATGGTCACCATCACCGACCACAACACCATCGCCGGGGCCCTGGAAATCGCCCACCTGCCGAACACCTTCGTCAGCGAAGAGATCACCACCTACTTTCCCGAGGACCGCTGCAAGCTCCATGTGCTCGCCTACGACATCACCGAGGCCCAGCACGAGGACATCCAGCGCTGCCGGGACAACGTCTTCGACCTCGTGCCCTATCTCCGCGAACAGCGCATTACCCACGTCCTGGCCCACCCGCTCTTCGCGGTCAACGACCGTCTGACCCCGGCCCATTTCGAGCAGGCCCTGCTTCTGTTTAACACGCTGGAGGAAAACGGCACCCGCGATGCCCGCCAGAACAAGACCCTGCGCGACATCGTCGCCCGGCTGACGCCGCTCGACATCGACAGGCTGGCCAACACCCACGGCATTGAACCCTACGGCGACGAACCGTGGGAAAAGGGCATCACCGGCGGGTCCGACGACCATTCCTCCCTGAACATCGCCCGCATGCACACCGTGTTTCCGGGTCGTCCCTCCCTGCAAAACATCCTGGCCGCCCTGGCCGGGCGCACGGCCAGACCCGCCGGGGTTCCGGCCACGCCCCGGACCATGGCCCACAACCTCTACGGCATCGCCTACCAGTTCTACCGCTCCCGCGCGGGCTCCCTGTCCCCTGAAGTCTCCGAGCACATTTGCTTTCGCTTCATCAAATCCGCCCTCAATCCCGGGGCCGAGCCCAAACCGTCGCTCTCCTCCCTGCTGCAACGCATCATCGGCCGGGGAAAGGCGACCCTGCACCGCGAATACGGTCCGTCCGACTCGGTCCAGGACATGCTTCTCAAGGAGGCCGCCGACATCATCGCCCACGATCCGACCCTCATGCGCATCGCGCGCGGCCAGGTGGACGACGTGGTCGTCTTGGAACGCGAGTGGGCCCGCTTCGTCTCCCTGGCCGCCAACCGTGTCCTCGCCCAGTTCGCGGACCGGACCCTTCACTCCGTGCTCGGGGCCAACCTGTTCGACGTCTTTCATTCCATCGGCTCCGCGGGCTCCCTCTACGCCCTGCTCGCTCCCTACTTCGTGGGCTACGATCTCTTTTCCACCGAACGGGCTTTTTCCAACGCCTGCCTCGACCGCTTCCGCAAAAAGAACGCCCGGACCAGCGACGACCTCAAGATCGCGCACTTCACCGACACCTTCGACGAGATCAACGGCGTGGCCCGGACCATCCGTCAACAGCTCGAAATGGTCGCCCGGCACGGCAAGGACATGACCGTCATCACCTGCGGGGCCAGGGCCGACGTGCCCGGTGCGGTCTCCTTCGAGCCCGTGGGCCGTTTCGACATCCCGGAATATCCCGAACTCTCCCTGGCCTACCCGCCGTTTCTCGATATGCTCACCCATTGCTTCGAGCAGGAATACGACTGCATCCTGGCCGCTACTCCCGGGCCTGTCGGGCTCGCCGCCCTGGCCATCGCCAAGATCCTGAAACTTCCCTTTCACGGCACCTACCACACCGCCTTCCCCGAATACGTCGGCAGCTTCACCGAGGACGCGGGCCTGGAAGACGGCTGCTGGCGCTACATGTCCTGGTTCTACAATCAGATGCAGGTCATCTACGCGCCCTCGGAGGCCACCCGGTTCGAGCTCGTCGAACGGGGCATCGACCCCGGCAAGATCGTCACCTACCCGCGCGGCGTGGACACCGAACGGTTCCACCCCGCCAAGCGCAACGGCTTCTTCAACAAGTTCGACGTCGGCGGTGGCGTCAAGCTCCTCTACGTCGGACGCGTGTCCAGGGAAAAAGGCCTCGATACCCTCACCGAAGCCTTCCGCAAGGTCGCCCGCATGCGCGACGCCATCCAACTCGTCGTGGTCGGCGACGGTCCCTATCTTCCGGAAATGCAGCGCGCTTTGCGCACCGCCCCCGTCATCTTCACCGGCGTGCTCAAGGGCGAAGCCCTGGCCCAGGCCTATGCCAGCGCCGATCTCTTCGTCTTTCCCTCGGCCACCGACACCTTCGGCAACGTGGTCCTCGAAGCCCAGGCTTCGGGACTGCCCGTGATCGTCACCGACAAGGGCGGGCCCGCCGAGAACATCCTGCCCAACGAAACCGGCCTCATCGTCCCGGCGAACGATCCCGATTCCCTGCTTCGCGCCATCCTGCATATGGTCGATGCCCCCGAACGCATCGCCTACATGCGCCGCAAGGCCCGCTCCCACGTGGAAAACCGCACCTTTGACGCCACCTTTCTGAAAACCTGGGAAATCTTCGGCGACCACGTGGCTGCTTGA
- a CDS encoding glycosyltransferase yields MSAPSKQKTLGMVLKGYPRISETFISNEIRLLEEMGFKIHIYSMRAPRENFSHESIKRIKARVTYLPESMIWGLPRLLYHNARLFLRMPGRYLDCLKIMKKRFRLAPKKHTWVKHMLQAGYIVQKSMLDDGVDLGHLHGHFAHTPTTVTMYAAFLAGVPFSFTAHAKDIYTQDPRRIADKVQRAKFVVTCTRYNEKYLREHVADGKPIHCVYHGINLDLFSPNGRPPEAKPPYHILTVARFVEKKGLDTVLEALARLRARGLDFRYTLVGEGKAKFNRKIKHLVHSLGLDDVTTLTGTITHDEVIKLLGDTDCFTLGCREAKDGDRDGIPNVVAEAMATGVPVAATDVSGVPELVTHERTGLLCPSNDPEGLAEIIHRAVTDDALRRTLIPAAVERAHQVFNNKKLIRELGEIYKSHGVPCGE; encoded by the coding sequence ATGTCCGCCCCGTCCAAACAAAAAACCCTGGGCATGGTGCTCAAGGGATATCCGCGCATTTCCGAGACTTTCATCTCCAACGAGATCCGTCTGCTCGAAGAGATGGGCTTCAAGATCCACATCTATTCCATGCGCGCCCCGCGCGAGAATTTCTCCCATGAGTCCATCAAGCGGATCAAGGCCCGGGTCACCTACCTGCCCGAGTCCATGATCTGGGGGCTGCCCCGGCTGCTCTACCACAACGCCCGCCTCTTCCTGCGCATGCCCGGCCGCTACCTGGATTGCCTCAAGATCATGAAAAAGCGCTTCCGCCTGGCTCCCAAGAAGCACACCTGGGTCAAGCACATGCTCCAGGCGGGCTACATCGTGCAGAAATCCATGCTCGACGACGGCGTGGACCTCGGCCATCTGCACGGGCACTTCGCCCATACCCCGACGACAGTGACCATGTACGCAGCCTTCCTGGCCGGCGTCCCCTTTTCCTTCACCGCCCACGCCAAAGACATCTACACCCAGGACCCGCGCCGCATCGCGGACAAGGTCCAACGCGCCAAGTTCGTGGTCACCTGTACCCGCTACAACGAAAAATACCTCCGCGAACACGTGGCGGACGGCAAACCCATCCACTGCGTCTACCACGGCATCAATCTCGACCTTTTCTCCCCCAACGGCCGCCCGCCCGAAGCGAAGCCGCCCTATCACATCCTCACCGTGGCCCGGTTCGTAGAAAAAAAGGGCCTCGACACCGTGCTCGAAGCCCTGGCCCGGTTGCGTGCCCGGGGGCTCGACTTCCGCTACACCCTGGTCGGCGAGGGTAAGGCCAAATTCAACCGCAAAATCAAACACCTCGTCCACTCCCTCGGCCTGGACGACGTGACCACCCTGACCGGGACCATCACCCACGACGAGGTCATCAAGCTCCTGGGCGACACCGACTGCTTCACCCTGGGCTGCCGCGAGGCCAAGGACGGGGACCGCGACGGCATCCCCAACGTGGTCGCCGAAGCCATGGCCACCGGCGTGCCCGTGGCGGCCACCGATGTCTCCGGCGTGCCCGAACTCGTCACCCACGAACGGACCGGGCTGCTCTGCCCGTCCAACGACCCCGAAGGGCTGGCCGAGATCATCCACCGCGCCGTGACCGACGACGCCCTGCGGCGCACCCTCATCCCCGCCGCCGTGGAACGGGCGCACCAAGTCTTCAACAACAAGAAACTCATCCGAGAATTGGGCGAAATCTACAAATCCCACGGCGTGCCCTGCGGCGAGTAG
- a CDS encoding glycosyltransferase, whose product MESKAYNILMYSHDTYGLGHIRRTMAIARNLVGPEVNILIVTGSPIVGRYTMPRGIDFVRIPGMIKKTNVVYVPHSIKVDPKIAISIRTQIISATAKSFKPDLLIVDKVPTGLKSEVLPTLKWMRKHLPCSRVVLGLRDILDDAESTRNDWKRKKFPEVLRDLYSEIWVYGSKTMYDPITEYAFPDDIAAKTVFTGYIPRFIPRTRKTKRKHKQVIVTIGGGGDGYVVLDTYLKMLETNGTVDFKTLMITGPFLSLERLDELADRARALKVQIKPFVRNMEKRMAKSDLVVSMGGYNTMCEILSLKKPSLIIPRDNPRQEQLIRARVFKERGLCEYIPWDEISPETMREKINALLDDPSPYTTALDTFAMTGLDVMRERLQFFRENC is encoded by the coding sequence ATGGAATCGAAAGCGTACAACATCCTGATGTATTCCCACGACACCTATGGTCTGGGACACATTCGCCGCACGATGGCCATCGCCAGGAACCTGGTGGGGCCGGAGGTCAACATCCTCATCGTCACCGGCTCACCCATCGTCGGCCGGTACACCATGCCGCGAGGCATCGACTTCGTGCGCATCCCCGGCATGATCAAGAAGACCAACGTGGTCTATGTGCCGCACTCCATCAAAGTCGATCCCAAAATCGCCATTTCCATCCGCACCCAGATCATCTCCGCCACGGCCAAGAGCTTCAAGCCCGACCTGCTCATCGTGGACAAAGTGCCCACCGGCCTCAAGAGCGAGGTCCTGCCGACCCTCAAGTGGATGCGCAAACACCTGCCCTGCTCCCGCGTGGTCCTGGGGCTACGCGACATCCTCGACGACGCGGAGTCCACCCGCAACGACTGGAAACGCAAGAAATTTCCCGAGGTCCTGCGCGACCTCTACTCCGAAATCTGGGTCTACGGCTCCAAGACCATGTACGACCCCATTACCGAATACGCCTTCCCGGACGACATCGCGGCCAAGACCGTGTTCACCGGCTACATTCCGCGCTTCATCCCGCGCACCCGCAAGACCAAGCGCAAGCACAAGCAGGTCATCGTCACCATCGGCGGCGGCGGCGACGGCTACGTGGTCCTCGACACCTATCTCAAGATGCTCGAGACCAACGGCACCGTGGATTTCAAGACCCTGATGATCACCGGTCCGTTCCTCTCGCTGGAACGCCTCGACGAACTGGCCGACCGTGCCCGCGCCCTCAAGGTCCAGATCAAGCCCTTCGTGCGCAACATGGAAAAACGCATGGCCAAATCCGACCTCGTGGTCTCCATGGGCGGCTACAACACCATGTGCGAAATACTCTCCCTGAAAAAGCCCTCCCTGATCATCCCGCGCGACAACCCGCGCCAGGAACAGCTCATCCGCGCCAGGGTCTTCAAGGAACGGGGATTGTGCGAGTACATCCCTTGGGACGAGATCTCGCCCGAAACCATGCGCGAAAAGATCAACGCCCTGCTCGACGATCCCTCGCCCTACACTACGGCCCTGGACACTTTCGCCATGACCGGGCTCGACGTCATGCGCGAACGTCTCCAATTCTTCCGCGAAAACTGCTGA
- a CDS encoding radical SAM protein → MNVPGNILIWNMTRKCNFRCEYCYFPHDNSAVTETLEATRIKAFLDSTGETWKVGLTGGEPFIYPGIVDICATLTESHVIGIDTNLSASSKIREFAERIDPARVHNLYVALHIEERERVKGVDAFIANARLLMDKGFEIIVNYVVHPTLEARFHDDVAFFAGHGITITPRPFRGEFEGRRYPEAYGDRARAIFADHPEQGRKVAFNFKGLPCSAGRTLLRMEPDGTIFRCPGDKTVLGNVMQEVRLYEGHPPCTKSRCPCRGLDHVRLTDAQAALVEGVQFAVVAENGASLSAFERAMAASPGHPCGENNLGVLAWRRGDADEAVRRFERALATRPDNELYAANLDGARTGAPDFDPGICLDVNGDAVPR, encoded by the coding sequence ATGAACGTCCCCGGCAACATCCTGATCTGGAATATGACGCGGAAATGTAATTTCCGTTGTGAATACTGCTACTTTCCCCACGACAACAGCGCCGTGACCGAGACCCTGGAGGCGACCCGCATCAAGGCCTTCCTCGACAGCACGGGCGAGACCTGGAAAGTCGGCCTGACCGGCGGCGAACCGTTCATCTATCCGGGCATCGTCGATATCTGCGCAACCCTGACCGAGAGCCACGTCATCGGCATCGACACCAACCTGTCCGCATCCTCGAAGATCCGCGAGTTCGCCGAACGCATTGATCCGGCCCGGGTCCATAATCTCTACGTGGCGCTGCACATCGAGGAACGCGAACGGGTCAAAGGCGTGGACGCCTTCATCGCCAACGCCCGCCTGCTCATGGACAAGGGATTCGAGATCATCGTCAACTACGTGGTCCACCCCACGCTGGAGGCGCGCTTCCACGACGACGTGGCCTTCTTCGCCGGGCACGGCATCACCATCACCCCGCGGCCTTTCCGGGGTGAATTCGAAGGACGGCGTTATCCCGAGGCCTATGGCGACCGCGCACGGGCGATCTTCGCCGACCACCCGGAACAGGGCCGGAAGGTGGCTTTCAACTTCAAGGGACTGCCCTGCTCCGCGGGCCGCACCCTGCTGCGCATGGAGCCCGACGGCACGATCTTCCGCTGTCCCGGCGACAAGACCGTGCTCGGCAACGTCATGCAAGAGGTCCGCCTGTACGAGGGACACCCCCCCTGCACCAAGAGCCGCTGCCCCTGCCGAGGGCTGGACCACGTGCGGCTGACCGACGCCCAGGCCGCCCTGGTGGAGGGCGTCCAGTTCGCGGTGGTGGCTGAAAACGGGGCCTCACTCTCGGCCTTCGAACGAGCCATGGCCGCTTCGCCCGGACACCCCTGCGGTGAGAACAATCTCGGCGTGCTGGCCTGGCGGCGCGGCGATGCGGATGAAGCCGTACGCCGTTTCGAGCGCGCCCTGGCGACGCGGCCGGACAACGAACTCTATGCCGCAAACCTCGACGGCGCCCGGACCGGCGCCCCGGATTTCGATCCCGGCATCTGCCTGGATGTCAACGGCGACGCCGTTCCCCGGTAA